One Cuculus canorus isolate bCucCan1 chromosome 2, bCucCan1.pri, whole genome shotgun sequence genomic region harbors:
- the ARC gene encoding activity-regulated cytoskeleton-associated protein: protein MQLDNVTNAGIHSYQGHRGVVNKPNVILQIGKCRAEMLEHVRRTHRHLLSEVSKQVERELKGLQKSVGKLENNLEDHVPTDNQRWKKSIKACLARCQETIAHLERWVKREMNVWKEVFFRLEKWADRLESMGGKYCPGDHGKQTVSVGVGGPEIRPSEGEIYDYALDMSQMYALTPPPGEVPSIPQGHDSYQWVSVSEDAPASPVETQVFEDPREFLSHLEEYLKQVGGTEEYWLSQIQNHMNGPAKKWWEYKQDSVKNWVEFKKEFLQYSEGTLTRDAIKRELDLPQKEGEPLDQFLWRKRDLYQTLYVDADEEEIIQYVVGTLQPKLKRFLSYPLPKTLEQLIQRGKEVQGNMDHSEEPSPQRTPEIQSGDSVETVPPSSTVSPVPSNGTQPEPPSPPATVI from the coding sequence GATCTTGCAGATAGGGAAATGTAGGGCAGAAATGTTGGAGCACGTCAGGAGGACCCACCGGCACCTCCTGTCCGAGGTCTCCAAGCAGGTGGAGCGCGAGCTGAAAGGCTTGCAGAAATCAGTTGGGAAGTTAGAGAATAACTTAGAGGACCATGTCCCAACTGATAACCAAAGATGGAAGAAGTCTATCAAGGCCTGCCTGGCCAGGTGCCAGGAGACCATTGCCCATTTGGAGAGGTGGGTCAAGAGAGAGATGAATGTTTGGAAGGAGGTCTTTTTCCGTCTGGAGAAGTGGGCAGACCGTCTGGAGTCCATGGGAGGCAAATATTGCCCTGGGGACCATGGGAAACAGACTGTGTCTGTTGGGGTGGGAGGCCCGGAGATAAGGCCAAGTGAGGGGGAGATTTATGACTATGCCCTTGATATGAGCCAAATGTATGCGCTGACCCCTCCTCCTGGGGAGGTGCCCAGCATCCCCCAGGGCCATGATTCCTACCAGTGGGTCTCTGTGTCAGAGGATGCTCCAGCCTCCCCAGTGGAGACCCAGGTCTTTGAGGATCCCCGGGAGTTCTTGAGCCACTTGGAGGAGTACTTAAAGCAGGTGGGTGGAACAGAGGAGTACTGGCTGTCTCAGATCCAAAACCACATGAACGGACCAGCTAAAAAGTGGTGGGAATATAAGCAGGATTCTGTCAAGAACTGGGTTGAGTTCAAGAAGGAGTTCCTGCAGTACAGTGAGGGGACTCTGACTAGAGACGCTATCAAAAGGGAGCTTGATTTGCCCCAGAAAGAGGGGGAACCCCTGGATCAATTCCTTTGGCGCAAGAGAGACTTGTACCAGACCCTCTATGTTGATGCAGATGAGGAGGAAATTATCCAGTATGTGGTAGGCACCCTCCAGCCCAAACTGAAGCGCTTCTTGAGTTACCCCTTGCCcaagaccttagagcagctgaTCCAAAGAGGGAAGGAAGTCCAAGGCAACATGGACCACTCTGAGGAGCCCAGCCCACAGAGGACCCCTGAGATTCAGTCAGGAGATTCTGTGGAGACCGTGCCTCCCTCAAGCACTGTCAGTCCTGTGCCAAGCAATGGGACTCAACctgagccccccagccccccagcgACTGTCATATGA